The genomic interval CGTCCTTCGACGACGCCAAGCTGGTGGAGAACTACGGCGCCGCGCTGGAGGAGATCCTGCGCGTCAAGCCGTCGACCGCCAAGGGCCGCTACGTCAAGAAGATCACGGTTTCGACGAACACCGGACCGGGCATCCCGGTGGACCCGAACCGCACCCGCAACCTCCTCGAAGAGGACGCGCAGTAGCACCCGAACACCAACCGCCGAGGGCGGGAACGCAATCCGCGTTCCCGCCCTCGCGGCGTATCCGGCCGGAAAAGCGTGACTCGACTGTCGGCGCTTCGCTATCCTTACTTGCGGGGCAAAGTAAGGAGAAGTCATGGATGCTCAGGCCAGATTGACCTCGAAGGGACAGCTAACGCTGCCCAAGGCGATTCGTGACGCGTTGGAGTTGCAGGTCGGCGACAACGTTCTCTTCCGAGTAGAGGGCCGGGTCGTCGTGCTCGCGCGAACGCCGGATCTGCTCGAACTCGCGGGCAGTGTGCCAGTGCCGCCCGAGGTGCGGGGGAAGTCTTGGGACGAGGTGCGCGAGGATGCCTGGGCC from Nocardia goodfellowii carries:
- a CDS encoding AbrB/MazE/SpoVT family DNA-binding domain-containing protein, producing MDAQARLTSKGQLTLPKAIRDALELQVGDNVLFRVEGRVVVLARTPDLLELAGSVPVPPEVRGKSWDEVREDAWAAQWREDKI